The following coding sequences are from one Streptomyces sp. NBC_01232 window:
- a CDS encoding restriction endonuclease, which yields MSRRAGSGLIGNWAEAQRRQQQTQLVQQRDAERRQRAYERDATRSHRQYREAEALRRTAQFDAEVAALKGLLAAGCRAPAFRMSDLARPDRLEPFNPGALAQPVPMPRIEDFQRQSSGWTLGSGHRAQAEREAHARYTQAWQAANAAEAQRQQQLAAYRQQYDRWAAEQLAGVREHNSGLTELADALRAGDAEAAVEYFSAALYASTAWPEALPRQVTAAYDPAARQLVLDWELPGYTVVPEARAVQYLPSTDQDKVKPRPVTERRALYRDLLAQCVLLVVRELYAADEFGVLDSVVVNGFVDCHDPVTGQEARFVLATVPAARSAFAGLRLEQVSAVDCLVSGLGGQLSARPDQLTAVRPGRRPDEVGGDVVSHGGHTGGADGDEPDLFVMDPIAFENLVAELFRAMGMEAVTTQRSGDGGVDVEAVDPAPIRGGRIVVQVKRYRNTVPPTAVRDLYGTVQDKGANKGVLVTTASFGPGSYTFANGKPLELVPGADLVELLHQYGLRGRLGGGAAAAPARRAPEPEPAPPADHNVLGMSWSGSVALDVCALVCTGNRVLSEDHFVFFNNPRTPDGSVRSRDHAMPDKAALEVSFDALPSQADRLVLVAAIDPEVDPHADLAGFTDAHIRLLSAGGEELGRLDVSDGRAGETALVLGSFRRRANGDWDFVIGGKGYRGGLEALLGEYGVEVA from the coding sequence ATGAGCCGTCGAGCGGGCAGCGGACTGATCGGGAACTGGGCGGAGGCGCAGCGCCGTCAGCAACAGACGCAGCTGGTCCAGCAGCGGGATGCCGAGCGCCGGCAGCGGGCCTACGAACGGGACGCGACCCGCAGCCACCGGCAGTACCGCGAGGCCGAGGCCCTGCGGCGCACCGCGCAGTTCGACGCCGAGGTCGCCGCCCTCAAGGGCCTGTTGGCCGCCGGGTGCCGGGCGCCGGCGTTCCGGATGTCCGACCTGGCCCGGCCCGACCGGCTGGAACCCTTCAACCCCGGCGCTCTGGCCCAGCCGGTGCCGATGCCCCGCATCGAGGACTTCCAGCGGCAGAGCAGCGGCTGGACGCTCGGCTCGGGCCACCGGGCGCAGGCGGAGCGCGAGGCGCACGCCCGGTACACCCAGGCCTGGCAGGCCGCGAACGCGGCGGAGGCGCAGCGCCAGCAGCAACTGGCCGCGTACCGGCAGCAGTACGACCGGTGGGCGGCGGAGCAGCTCGCCGGGGTACGGGAACACAACAGCGGGCTCACCGAGCTGGCCGACGCCCTGCGCGCGGGCGACGCCGAGGCGGCGGTGGAGTACTTCTCGGCCGCCCTGTACGCCTCGACGGCCTGGCCCGAGGCGCTGCCGAGGCAGGTGACGGCCGCGTACGACCCGGCCGCGCGCCAGCTGGTGCTGGACTGGGAGCTGCCCGGGTACACGGTGGTGCCGGAGGCCCGGGCGGTGCAGTACCTGCCGAGCACGGACCAGGACAAGGTGAAGCCCCGCCCGGTCACGGAACGACGGGCGCTCTACCGGGACCTGCTTGCGCAGTGCGTGCTGCTGGTGGTGCGCGAGCTGTACGCGGCGGACGAGTTCGGGGTACTGGACTCGGTCGTGGTCAACGGGTTCGTGGACTGCCACGATCCGGTGACGGGGCAGGAGGCGCGGTTCGTTCTCGCCACCGTGCCGGCGGCGCGCAGTGCTTTCGCCGGGCTGCGCCTGGAGCAGGTCAGCGCGGTGGACTGTCTGGTCTCGGGGCTGGGCGGGCAGCTGTCGGCGCGGCCCGACCAGCTGACGGCGGTGCGCCCCGGGCGCCGGCCGGACGAGGTCGGCGGGGACGTGGTCAGCCATGGCGGGCACACCGGCGGCGCGGACGGCGACGAGCCCGATCTCTTCGTGATGGACCCGATCGCCTTCGAGAACCTGGTCGCCGAGCTGTTCCGGGCGATGGGCATGGAGGCGGTGACCACGCAGCGGTCGGGCGACGGCGGGGTGGACGTGGAGGCGGTGGACCCGGCGCCGATCCGGGGCGGGCGGATCGTGGTGCAGGTCAAGCGCTACCGGAACACGGTGCCGCCGACGGCCGTGCGTGATCTGTACGGCACGGTCCAGGACAAGGGGGCGAACAAGGGGGTGCTGGTCACCACCGCGTCCTTCGGGCCGGGGTCGTACACCTTTGCCAACGGCAAGCCGCTGGAGTTGGTTCCCGGGGCGGACCTGGTCGAGCTGCTCCACCAGTACGGGCTGCGGGGCCGGCTCGGCGGGGGCGCCGCCGCGGCGCCCGCGCGACGGGCTCCCGAGCCGGAGCCGGCTCCCCCGGCGGACCACAACGTGCTCGGCATGTCCTGGTCGGGTTCGGTCGCCCTGGACGTGTGCGCCCTCGTCTGCACGGGCAACCGGGTGCTCAGCGAGGACCACTTCGTCTTCTTCAACAACCCGCGCACCCCGGACGGTTCGGTCCGCTCCCGTGACCACGCGATGCCCGACAAAGCGGCGCTGGAGGTCTCCTTCGACGCCCTGCCGTCGCAGGCCGACAGGCTGGTCCTGGTGGCCGCGATAGATCCGGAGGTCGATCCGCACGCCGATCTCGCCGGATTCACCGACGCCCACATCCGCCTGCTGTCGGCCGGTGGCGAGGAACTCGGCCGGCTCGACGTCTCCGACGGGCGCGCGGGCGAGACGGCTCTGGTCCTCGGCTCGTTCCGGCGCCGCGCCAACGGCGACTGGGACTTCGTGATCGGCGGCAAGGGCTACCGCGGCGGCCTGGAGGCCCTGCTGGGCGAGTACGGGGTAGAGGTCGCCTAG
- a CDS encoding CobW family GTP-binding protein — MNSRQPIPVVVLAGFLGSGKTTVLNHLLASRGGTRIGVVVNDFGSIEVDAMSVAGQVGDSMVSLGGGCLCCAVDGSELDAYLEKLSAPAHRIDVIVIEASGLAEPQEMIRMLMAGENPDVRYGGMVQVVDAAEFDATRARHPETDRHLAVADLVVLNKTDRVDAAERARIEKELAALCAPGIPVVGADHGRIDPELLFDRRPWTETRGQLSFEDLLAEAEGHDHDHCGHAHAAYESTEFTSEQALSPRRFIDFLDRRPAGLYRIKGFVYFGVPGHEERYEVHAVGRFLRFAPRPWGRGEARLTQLVMIGAGTDGAGLLRGLEACREPAPHEASPESMWGVLRYVARTAEPEAGTGDVGAGEAGAGEELLEDGPDRV, encoded by the coding sequence GTGAACAGCAGGCAGCCCATCCCCGTCGTCGTCCTCGCCGGTTTCCTCGGTTCCGGCAAGACCACCGTGCTGAACCATCTCCTCGCCAGTCGTGGGGGCACCCGGATCGGGGTCGTCGTCAACGACTTCGGTTCCATCGAGGTCGATGCGATGTCGGTGGCGGGCCAGGTCGGGGACTCGATGGTCTCCCTCGGCGGCGGCTGTCTGTGCTGCGCCGTCGACGGCAGCGAACTCGACGCGTACCTGGAGAAGCTCTCCGCCCCCGCGCACCGGATCGACGTGATCGTCATCGAGGCGAGCGGGCTGGCCGAGCCCCAGGAGATGATCCGGATGCTCATGGCCGGCGAGAACCCTGACGTCCGGTACGGCGGGATGGTGCAGGTCGTGGACGCCGCCGAGTTCGACGCCACCCGGGCGAGGCACCCGGAGACCGACCGCCACCTCGCCGTCGCGGACCTGGTGGTGCTCAACAAGACCGACCGGGTGGACGCCGCCGAGCGGGCCAGGATCGAGAAGGAGCTGGCCGCGCTGTGCGCCCCGGGCATCCCGGTCGTGGGCGCCGACCACGGGCGGATCGACCCGGAACTGCTCTTCGACCGCCGCCCCTGGACCGAGACCCGGGGACAGCTCTCCTTCGAGGACCTGCTCGCGGAGGCGGAGGGCCACGACCACGACCACTGCGGTCACGCGCACGCCGCGTACGAGAGCACGGAGTTCACCTCCGAGCAGGCCCTGTCCCCGCGCCGGTTCATCGACTTCCTCGACCGGCGCCCGGCCGGGCTCTACCGGATCAAGGGCTTCGTCTACTTCGGCGTACCCGGGCACGAGGAGCGCTACGAGGTCCACGCGGTAGGCCGCTTCCTCCGCTTCGCCCCGCGGCCCTGGGGGCGGGGCGAAGCGCGCCTGACACAACTGGTCATGATCGGCGCCGGCACCGACGGGGCGGGGCTGCTGCGCGGCCTGGAGGCCTGCAGGGAACCCGCCCCGCACGAGGCGAGCCCCGAGAGCATGTGGGGAGTGCTGCGGTACGTGGCGCGGACCGCGGAGCCCGAGGCAGGGACGGGCGACGTAGGGGCCGGCGAGGCAGGGGCGGGCGAGGAACTCCTCGAAGACGGCCCGGACAGGGTCTAG
- a CDS encoding DNA gyrase/topoisomerase IV subunit A, producing the protein MARRSTKTPPPEDFEEKILDIDVVDEMQGSFLEYAYSVIYSRALPDARDGMKPVHRRIVYQMNEMGLRPDRGYVKCARVVGEVMGKLHPHGDASIYDALVRMAQPFSMRLPLVDGHGNFGSLGNDDPPAAMRYTECKMADATSLMTESIDEDTVDFTANYDGQEREPVALPAAYPNLLVNGASGIAVGMATNMPPHNLGEVIAAARHLIRHPQADLEALMRFVPGPDLPTGGRIVGLSGIKDAYENGRGTFKIRATVAVEDVTARRKGLVVTELPFTVGPEKVIAKIKDLVGSKKLQGIADVKDLTDRSHGLRLVIEIKNGFHPEAVLEQLYKLTPMEESFGINNVALVDGQPLTLGLKELLEVYLDHRFEVVRRRSEFRRTKRRDRLHLVEGLLVALLDIDEVIRLIRDSDNSAQAKSRLMERFSLSEIQTQYILDTPLRRLTRFDRIELESERDRLTGEIDELTGILESDSELRKLVSAELAAVAKKFGTERRTVLLESAGTAVAAVPLEVADDPCRVLLSSTGLLARTANGDALPEEEGGARAKHDLIVSQVAATARADVGAVTSYGRLLRLSVIDLPQLPDTHAAPNLAGGAPVSEFLSGLEADEKVICLTSLDESSQGLALGTEQGVVKRVVPDYPANKDELEVITLKEGDRIVGAVELRTGEEDLVFITDDAQLLRYPAGQVRPQGRPAGGMAGIKLAGSAKVIHFSAVDPARDAVVFTVAGSHGTLDDSVTSGKLTPFDQYPRKGRATGGVRCQRFLKGEDVLVLAWAGGSPVRAASANGTPAGLPAVDPRRDGSGTALPAVVAALAGAAL; encoded by the coding sequence ATGGCCCGCCGCAGCACGAAGACCCCGCCGCCGGAGGATTTCGAGGAGAAGATCCTCGACATCGACGTCGTCGACGAAATGCAGGGCTCCTTCCTCGAGTACGCGTACTCGGTGATCTACTCCCGCGCCCTGCCCGACGCCCGGGACGGCATGAAGCCGGTGCACCGGCGCATCGTGTACCAGATGAACGAGATGGGCCTGCGCCCCGACCGCGGCTACGTGAAGTGCGCCCGTGTCGTCGGCGAGGTCATGGGCAAGCTCCACCCGCACGGTGACGCGTCCATCTACGACGCCCTCGTGCGCATGGCCCAGCCCTTCTCCATGCGGCTGCCGCTGGTCGACGGCCACGGCAACTTCGGATCGCTCGGCAACGACGACCCGCCGGCCGCGATGCGTTACACCGAGTGCAAGATGGCCGACGCCACGTCGCTCATGACCGAGTCGATCGACGAGGACACGGTCGACTTCACCGCGAACTACGACGGCCAGGAGCGGGAGCCGGTCGCCCTCCCGGCCGCGTACCCGAACCTGCTGGTCAACGGCGCGTCCGGGATCGCGGTCGGCATGGCCACCAACATGCCCCCGCACAACCTCGGCGAGGTCATCGCGGCCGCCCGCCACCTGATCCGCCACCCGCAGGCGGACCTGGAGGCGCTGATGCGCTTCGTGCCGGGTCCCGACCTGCCCACGGGCGGCCGGATCGTCGGCCTCTCGGGCATCAAGGACGCCTACGAGAACGGCCGCGGCACGTTCAAGATCCGCGCGACCGTGGCCGTGGAGGACGTGACGGCGCGCCGCAAGGGCCTGGTCGTCACGGAACTGCCCTTCACGGTCGGCCCCGAGAAGGTCATCGCGAAGATCAAGGACCTGGTCGGCTCGAAGAAGCTCCAGGGCATCGCCGACGTCAAGGACCTCACCGACCGCTCGCACGGCCTGCGCCTGGTCATCGAGATCAAGAACGGCTTCCACCCGGAGGCCGTGCTGGAGCAGCTCTACAAGCTGACGCCGATGGAGGAGTCCTTCGGCATCAACAACGTGGCGCTGGTGGACGGGCAGCCCCTGACGCTGGGCCTCAAGGAGCTGCTGGAGGTCTATCTCGACCACCGCTTCGAGGTCGTCCGGCGTCGCAGCGAGTTCCGCCGCACCAAGCGCCGCGACCGGCTGCACCTCGTCGAGGGCCTGCTGGTGGCGCTCCTCGACATCGACGAGGTCATCCGGCTCATCCGGGACAGCGACAACTCCGCGCAGGCCAAGTCCCGGCTGATGGAGCGGTTCTCGCTGAGCGAGATCCAGACCCAGTACATCCTGGACACCCCGCTGCGCCGGCTCACCCGGTTCGACCGGATCGAGCTGGAGTCCGAGCGCGACCGGCTGACCGGCGAGATCGACGAGCTGACCGGGATCCTGGAGTCGGACAGCGAGCTGCGCAAGCTGGTCTCCGCGGAACTGGCGGCGGTCGCGAAGAAGTTCGGCACCGAGCGCCGGACCGTGCTGCTGGAGTCCGCGGGCACCGCGGTGGCGGCGGTTCCGCTGGAGGTCGCGGACGACCCGTGCCGCGTGCTGCTGTCCTCGACGGGCCTGCTGGCGCGTACGGCGAACGGCGACGCGCTGCCGGAGGAGGAGGGCGGCGCCCGCGCCAAGCACGACCTGATCGTCTCGCAGGTCGCGGCGACCGCCCGGGCCGACGTCGGCGCGGTCACCTCGTACGGGCGGCTGCTGCGGCTGTCGGTGATCGACCTGCCGCAGCTGCCGGACACCCACGCCGCGCCGAACCTGGCGGGCGGCGCCCCGGTCTCGGAGTTCCTCTCCGGGCTGGAGGCGGACGAGAAGGTCATCTGCCTGACCTCGCTGGACGAGTCCTCGCAGGGTCTGGCGCTGGGCACCGAGCAGGGCGTGGTCAAGCGCGTCGTGCCGGACTACCCGGCGAACAAGGACGAGCTGGAGGTCATCACCCTCAAGGAGGGTGACCGGATCGTCGGCGCGGTCGAGCTGCGCACGGGCGAGGAGGACCTGGTCTTCATCACGGACGACGCCCAGCTGCTGCGCTACCCGGCGGGCCAGGTCCGCCCGCAGGGCCGCCCCGCGGGCGGTATGGCGGGCATCAAGCTCGCCGGCAGCGCCAAGGTGATCCACTTCTCGGCCGTGGACCCGGCGCGGGACGCCGTGGTCTTCACGGTGGCGGGCTCGCACGGCACCCTGGACGACTCGGTGACGTCCGGGAAGCTGACCCCCTTCGACCAGTACCCGCGCAAGGGCCGGGCCACGGGTGGCGTGCGCTGCCAGCGGTTCCTGAAGGGCGAGGACGTGCTGGTCCTGGCCTGGGCGGGCGGTTCCCCCGTCCGTGCGGCGTCGGCGAACGGCACTCCGGCCGGCCTGCCGGCCGTGGACCCGCGCCGGGACGGCTCGGGAACGGCGCTGCCGGCCGTGGTCGCGGCGCTGGCGGGAGCCGCGCTGTAG
- a CDS encoding M16 family metallopeptidase gives MGHTATAQAGSGGLTATEHRLANGLRVVLSEDHLTPVAAVCLWYDVGSRHEVKGRTGLAHLFEHLMFQGSASVPGNGHFELVQGAGGSLNGTTSFERTNYFETMPTHQLELALWLEADRMGSLLAALDDESMENQRDVVKNERRQRYDNVPYGTAFERLTALAYPEGHPYHHTPIGSMADLDAASLEDARTFFRTYYAPNNAVLSVVGDIDPEQTLAWVEKYFGTIPAHDGKQPPRDGSLPDTIGKQLREEIVEEVPARALMAAYRLPHDGTRECDAADVALTILGGGESSLLHNRLVRRDQTAVAAGFGMLRLAGAPSLGWLDVKTSSGVEIPTIEAAVDEELARFAAEGPTAEEMERAQAQLEREWLDRLSTVAGRADELCRFAVLFGDPQLALTAVQRVLDITAEEVQAVAAARLRPDNRAVLVYEPIAADESDQHDESDENEGAEQ, from the coding sequence ATGGGTCACACGGCCACAGCCCAGGCCGGCTCCGGCGGCCTGACAGCGACCGAGCACCGGCTGGCCAACGGCCTGCGCGTGGTGCTGTCCGAAGACCACTTGACCCCGGTCGCCGCGGTCTGCCTCTGGTACGACGTCGGCTCCCGCCACGAAGTCAAGGGGCGTACCGGCCTGGCTCACCTCTTCGAGCACCTGATGTTCCAGGGCTCGGCGAGCGTACCGGGCAACGGGCACTTCGAACTGGTCCAGGGCGCCGGCGGTTCGCTCAACGGCACCACCAGCTTCGAGCGCACCAACTACTTCGAGACGATGCCGACCCACCAGCTGGAGCTCGCGCTCTGGCTGGAAGCGGACCGGATGGGGTCCCTGCTGGCCGCCCTGGACGACGAGTCCATGGAGAACCAGCGGGACGTCGTCAAGAACGAGCGCCGCCAGCGCTACGACAACGTGCCCTACGGCACGGCGTTCGAGCGGCTCACGGCCCTGGCCTACCCCGAGGGCCACCCGTACCACCACACCCCGATCGGCTCGATGGCCGACCTGGACGCGGCCTCCCTGGAGGACGCGCGCACCTTCTTCCGTACGTACTACGCGCCCAACAACGCGGTGCTCTCGGTCGTCGGGGACATCGACCCCGAGCAGACCCTCGCCTGGGTGGAGAAGTACTTCGGCACCATCCCCGCGCACGACGGCAAGCAGCCGCCCCGCGACGGCTCGCTGCCCGACACCATCGGGAAGCAGCTGCGCGAGGAGATCGTCGAGGAGGTCCCGGCGCGTGCGCTGATGGCCGCCTACCGGCTGCCGCACGACGGCACCCGCGAGTGCGACGCCGCCGACGTGGCGCTGACCATCCTGGGCGGCGGCGAGTCCTCGCTGCTGCACAACCGGCTGGTGCGCCGTGACCAGACGGCCGTCGCCGCCGGCTTCGGCATGCTGCGCCTGGCCGGGGCGCCGTCCCTGGGCTGGCTGGACGTCAAGACCTCCAGCGGGGTCGAGATCCCCACGATCGAGGCGGCCGTCGACGAGGAGCTCGCGCGGTTCGCCGCCGAGGGCCCGACGGCCGAGGAGATGGAGCGCGCCCAGGCGCAGCTGGAGCGGGAGTGGCTCGACCGGCTGAGCACGGTGGCCGGACGCGCCGACGAACTGTGCCGCTTCGCGGTGCTGTTCGGCGACCCGCAGCTGGCGCTGACCGCCGTCCAGCGGGTGCTGGACATCACCGCCGAGGAGGTGCAGGCCGTGGCCGCGGCCCGCCTGCGCCCGGACAACCGCGCGGTGCTCGTGTACGAGCCGATCGCGGCCGACGAGTCCGACCAGCACGACGAGTCCGACGAGAACGAGGGGGCGGAGCAGTGA
- a CDS encoding citrate synthase, with product MSEQTDGGHRLSTQEAARALGVKPATVYAYVSRGQLTSRRDTAGRGSSFDAAEVEALARRSRREAAAPTGELTVRTALTLIEPDGYYFRGVDAVDLASRYRYEEVAEWLWTGTFTPGARFTAPAQALAAARRAVAALPEHGGPLDRLRVAVAAAAVADPLRFDLSEEAVLGSARALIPTLVGALPTAGPDRWAGDGRIARQLWFRLTAREPDPDALAVLDLALALLVDHDLAASTLAVRVAASARAHPYAAVSAGLGALEGPLHGAAGRLAHRMLVEVLEQGGAAPVVAEYLRAGRRVPGLGHRLYRGEDPRARALFARLEGLEQAGPALGAAREVASVMARQGGLHANVDLALAVLTVSCGMPAEAGETVFAVARTAGWMAHALEEYQERPLRMRPSGQYHGPRPPQPMPAPTPVQ from the coding sequence ATGAGCGAGCAGACGGACGGCGGGCACAGGCTCAGCACACAGGAGGCGGCCCGCGCACTCGGCGTGAAACCGGCGACGGTGTACGCGTACGTGAGCCGTGGCCAGCTGACCAGCCGCCGCGACACGGCCGGGCGGGGCAGCAGTTTCGATGCCGCGGAGGTGGAGGCGCTGGCCCGCCGGAGCAGGCGCGAGGCCGCGGCTCCCACCGGGGAACTCACCGTCCGCACCGCGCTCACCCTCATCGAGCCCGACGGGTACTACTTCCGTGGCGTGGACGCCGTGGACCTGGCCTCCCGGTACCGCTACGAGGAGGTCGCCGAGTGGCTCTGGACGGGCACCTTCACCCCCGGGGCCCGCTTCACCGCTCCCGCGCAGGCCCTGGCGGCGGCCCGGCGGGCGGTCGCCGCGCTCCCGGAACACGGCGGCCCCCTCGACCGGCTGCGGGTGGCGGTCGCCGCCGCTGCCGTGGCGGACCCGCTGCGCTTCGACCTGTCCGAGGAGGCGGTACTGGGCTCCGCGCGCGCCCTGATTCCCACGCTGGTCGGCGCGTTGCCCACCGCGGGCCCGGACCGCTGGGCCGGGGACGGCCGGATCGCCCGGCAGTTGTGGTTCCGGCTGACGGCGCGGGAGCCGGACCCGGACGCGCTGGCCGTGCTGGACCTGGCGCTGGCGCTGCTGGTCGACCACGACCTGGCGGCCTCGACCCTGGCCGTCCGGGTGGCCGCGTCGGCCCGCGCCCATCCGTACGCGGCGGTGTCCGCCGGGCTCGGCGCCCTGGAGGGCCCGCTGCACGGTGCGGCCGGACGGCTCGCGCACCGGATGCTGGTGGAGGTGCTGGAGCAGGGCGGGGCCGCGCCGGTGGTGGCCGAGTACCTGCGGGCGGGGCGCCGCGTCCCGGGGCTCGGCCACCGGCTGTACCGCGGCGAGGACCCGCGGGCGCGGGCCCTCTTCGCCCGGCTGGAAGGGCTGGAGCAGGCCGGTCCGGCACTGGGCGCGGCGCGCGAGGTGGCTTCGGTGATGGCCCGGCAGGGCGGACTGCACGCCAATGTGGATCTTGCGCTGGCCGTGCTGACGGTCTCGTGCGGAATGCCGGCGGAGGCCGGGGAGACGGTCTTCGCGGTGGCTCGGACGGCGGGCTGGATGGCTCACGCCCTGGAGGAGTACCAGGAACGGCCGCTGCGGATGCGACCGAGCGGGCAGTACCACGGACCCCGCCCGCCACAGCCGATGCCCGCACCCACGCCTGTGCAGTGA
- a CDS encoding citrate synthase: MDGRSMDTTLEVPRGLAGVVVTETGLGDVRGREGFYHYRQYSAVELAAGRSFEDVWHLMFRGTLPADAAERAAFAAGIAPLRHLPEEVRNALPDLARATRLSGPLAGLRTALSLLGASAGFRPVYDLDPGRRAADALAACAAVPTLLTALHRLGQGLEPVEPRDDLPYAANYLYMLTGREPDAARARAVEQYLISTVDHGFNASTFTARVIASTGADVVAALTGAIGALSGPLHGGAPSRALDTLDAIGTVDRIGPWIRERVLAGERIMGFGHPVYRTEDPRSRMLREIALQFGGPLVDFAVEVERQVEEILAELKPGRELHTNVEFYAGVVMELCELPREMFTPTFCAARVVGWSANILEQASDSKIIRPAARYTGPTPPQPVPPLR, encoded by the coding sequence ATGGATGGTCGATCCATGGACACCACCTTGGAAGTACCCCGCGGTCTCGCGGGAGTCGTGGTCACCGAAACCGGGCTGGGCGACGTCCGGGGCCGGGAGGGCTTCTACCACTACCGCCAGTACTCGGCCGTCGAGCTCGCCGCCGGCCGCAGCTTCGAAGACGTCTGGCACCTGATGTTCCGCGGCACGCTCCCGGCGGACGCCGCCGAACGCGCCGCCTTCGCGGCCGGCATCGCACCCCTGCGCCATCTGCCCGAGGAAGTGCGCAACGCCCTGCCGGACCTGGCCCGGGCCACGCGGCTCTCCGGCCCCCTCGCCGGGCTGCGCACCGCGCTCTCGCTGCTCGGGGCCTCGGCGGGCTTCCGCCCCGTCTACGACCTCGACCCCGGCCGCCGGGCCGCCGACGCGCTGGCCGCCTGCGCCGCAGTACCCACCCTGCTGACCGCTCTGCACCGGCTGGGGCAGGGCCTGGAGCCGGTGGAGCCGCGCGACGACCTGCCGTACGCCGCCAACTACCTCTACATGCTGACCGGCCGGGAACCCGATGCGGCCCGGGCCAGGGCGGTCGAGCAGTACCTGATCTCCACCGTCGACCACGGCTTCAACGCCTCGACGTTCACCGCCCGTGTGATCGCCTCCACCGGAGCCGACGTCGTGGCCGCTCTGACCGGTGCGATCGGCGCGCTCTCCGGCCCCCTGCACGGCGGCGCCCCCAGCCGGGCCCTGGACACCCTCGACGCCATCGGGACGGTCGACCGGATCGGGCCGTGGATCCGCGAGAGGGTCCTGGCGGGCGAGAGGATCATGGGCTTCGGTCACCCCGTCTACCGGACCGAGGACCCCCGCTCACGCATGCTGCGCGAGATAGCCCTCCAGTTCGGCGGCCCCCTCGTGGACTTCGCCGTCGAGGTCGAGCGCCAGGTCGAGGAGATCCTCGCCGAACTGAAGCCGGGCCGGGAACTGCACACCAACGTGGAGTTCTACGCGGGCGTGGTCATGGAGCTGTGCGAACTCCCGCGCGAGATGTTCACCCCCACCTTCTGCGCGGCCCGCGTGGTCGGCTGGAGTGCGAACATCCTCGAACAGGCCTCCGATTCGAAGATCATCCGACCGGCCGCCCGGTACACCGGCCCCACCCCGCCCCAGCCGGTGCCGCCCCTGCGCTGA
- a CDS encoding M16 family metallopeptidase — MTFHPQPQAGEPQPWAFPAPDRGQLPNGLTLLRCHRPGQQVVAVEVNLAAPLDAEPEGLDGVATIMARALSEGTDKHSAEEFSAELERCGATLDAHADHPGIRVSLEVPASRLPKALGLLAEALRAPAFADAEVDRLVRNRLDEIPHELANPQRRAAKQLSKELFPATLRMSRPRQGTEETVARIDSAAVRAFYEAHVRPATATAVVVGDLTGIDLDAVLADTLGTWTGNTAAARPVPPVTADDTGRVVIVDRPGAVQTQLLIGRIGSDRHDRVWAAQVLGTYCLGGTLTSRLDKVLREEKGYTYGVRAFGQVLRSTADGKGASMLAISGSVDTPNTGPALEDLWKVLRTLAEGGLTDAERDVAVQNLVGVAPLKFETAASVAGTLADQVEQELPDDYQAQLYAQLAETGTVEATSAVVKAFPADRLVTVLVGDASLIEEPVRALGIGAVTVVSN, encoded by the coding sequence ATGACCTTCCACCCGCAGCCGCAGGCCGGCGAACCGCAGCCGTGGGCCTTCCCGGCCCCCGACCGCGGGCAGCTGCCCAACGGGCTGACCCTGCTGCGCTGCCACCGGCCGGGACAGCAGGTCGTCGCGGTCGAGGTCAACCTCGCCGCCCCGCTCGACGCCGAGCCCGAGGGCCTGGACGGCGTGGCGACCATCATGGCGAGGGCGCTCTCCGAGGGCACCGACAAGCACTCGGCCGAGGAGTTCTCGGCCGAGCTGGAGCGGTGCGGCGCCACCCTCGACGCGCACGCCGACCACCCCGGCATCCGGGTCTCGCTGGAGGTTCCGGCCTCCCGGCTGCCCAAGGCGCTCGGCCTGCTCGCGGAGGCGCTGCGCGCCCCCGCCTTCGCCGACGCAGAGGTGGACCGGCTGGTGCGCAACCGGCTCGACGAGATCCCCCACGAGCTGGCCAATCCGCAGCGCCGCGCCGCCAAGCAGCTCTCCAAGGAGCTCTTCCCGGCCACCTTGCGGATGTCCCGGCCGCGCCAGGGCACCGAGGAGACGGTCGCGCGGATCGACTCCGCCGCCGTACGCGCCTTCTACGAGGCCCACGTACGCCCCGCGACGGCCACCGCGGTGGTCGTCGGCGACCTGACCGGCATCGACCTGGACGCCGTGCTGGCGGACACCCTGGGCACCTGGACGGGCAACACCGCCGCGGCCCGCCCGGTGCCGCCGGTGACCGCGGACGACACCGGCCGCGTGGTCATCGTGGACCGGCCCGGAGCGGTCCAGACGCAGCTGCTGATCGGCCGGATCGGGTCGGACCGCCACGACCGGGTGTGGGCGGCCCAGGTGCTGGGCACCTACTGCCTGGGCGGCACCCTCACCTCGCGCCTGGACAAGGTGCTGCGCGAGGAGAAGGGGTACACCTACGGCGTGCGTGCCTTCGGCCAGGTGCTGCGCTCCACCGCGGACGGCAAGGGCGCCTCGATGCTCGCCATCAGCGGCTCGGTGGACACCCCGAACACCGGCCCGGCGCTCGAGGACCTCTGGAAGGTGCTGCGCACCCTCGCGGAGGGCGGTCTGACCGACGCCGAACGCGATGTCGCCGTACAGAACTTGGTGGGCGTGGCCCCGCTGAAGTTCGAGACGGCGGCCTCGGTCGCGGGCACTCTCGCCGACCAGGTCGAGCAGGAACTGCCGGACGACTACCAGGCGCAGTTGTACGCCCAGCTCGCCGAAACCGGCACCGTGGAGGCCACTTCCGCGGTCGTGAAGGCCTTCCCGGCGGACCGGCTGGTCACCGTTCTGGTGGGCGACGCCTCGCTGATCGAGGAGCCCGTCCGGGCCCTCGGGATCGGTGCGGTGACGGTCGTCTCCAACTGA